The DNA sequence AGAAGACACAACAATTGTAAGTCAAGGAGTTTGTAGTAGGACAATTACATTTCCAGAACCTAACCTACCTGGTAGGATGGATCTAGCCTTAATACACTCTCAGGAGCAGTGGTGGTAATAGGAGGTTGAACATCACTCCTACACAACCAGTTGCCCTTCTTGTTTCTGGTCAGGATTTAACATAAAGACTTGGCTTTGTCTCCCCACTCATACAGGATTAAGACAGCTTTATGAGAACCAGCAACTTTGTGATGCCACTCTGGTGGCTGAAGGAAGGCAGTTTCCCTGTCACAGGTAAGTTTTTGGCCTCTCCTGGTCtgctaacctggaagtgaatgtTGGCCTGATGAACTAGAAGTCATGGTGTTAAAAGTCAACAAGCAGGGACTTTATCTAGGGAGGTGATGTTGCCTAACCAAGTAGATAGAGCACGTGCCAGCAtgtagggactccagctctgtgGTCAGCACAACCTATGACACAGAATGTAATAAGCTTCATCACAATGGATTGTCACATTGGTTTCTTCTGACAAGTCAGTGACACAAGTTCTTGTCTTAGTCatatgcctgcaaaacttacatTTATCACTCTTGTTTGACACAAGCTCAATAGTTTTTGAATGATTAGCACACATCCTACTACTGGTAGTAGTAGGAGGTCGATGAAATTATAGGCTGTGATTAAGGTTGATCATAGTTTATAAAGTTATGCactggagaaagtggatagaggtgtgtttttttccccacccctcaTAAAACTGGAACGTGCAGTCATAAAATGAAACTGATTGAcaatagattcaggacagacaaaaggaagtatgtTTTCATAGAAAACAGATCCTCGTAAATGGCTATAGGGCAATTTGTGCAGAGTACTACCAGCGGCTGTTCCAGAACTGCCACTGCAAACAGTGGCAGAAGCCTGCTGCTGGCTATTGGTAGGAGCACAGGTAAGCTGATGGTAGGTGGGTGGTGATAGTAggaacaggatggggagggagaggaacgggAGAGtgcctgggcagggaggggtaggaTGGATGCAGAATGTGGGAGGAAAGGGGTGGATCCTACTGgcaccagtgtgcaccaggatcctatcccccttccctcactctcctctgacttgtgccagcaaaatggtggcacagatccaagaagacccattggggcagtggactTGCACACCTGCATCTGCGGGGGagttttagttaggattggggtgttaattTATGGACTTTGCTGCCACAAGATAGGAGTTATGGCCTGTAatctagatggctttaaaaggagattagacacattcatggaggatagCCCTCaagattcagaggcagtataccactGAATATCATTTACAGAGGAACAACTGTCTAATGGTGCTCCCTAATGGTGGACTTTCTGGAAACATCTAGCTAgctactgtggaaaacaggatgtaGGGATCTTCTTACATTTTTACAATTTTTGTATTTGTCCTGCTCACAACCTTGTAAAGCAAGTTACAttattatttccattttacaCAAGAGGAACTGAGGCTAACAGATAATGACTTGCCTGAGACTGCACGCCAAGTCCATGGTAGCGACGAGGCTTGAACTCAAATCTAAGTCAACTTCCTTATTCACTAGATCAAACTTGCTCTCCCCCTTATTGTATAGATATAGATAATGTCAAGAATGCGTCAGTCTCACACTGAATTCCCAGTGTTTGGACAGAATAAATAACATCTGAAACTATTCTAGTAAAATAACCTTGATTTATTGACTAACATCACAGAATAGCACACTGAAAGATGCAGAGCCCACTGAGGGTGGGGTTGAGCATTTATTGAGACTGGGATGACATTTATAGCACATTCATCTGTAAACAAGCAGAATGGTATGTATACCAGAGATCATAATATACACTAGCCTAGCCTAAACTAACCTGATTTACAATGGCCATCAAATAGCCAGACATTGGCCCATTTATTGGTCATGATAAGTTTGCTGCCTTTTTTAAAGGTAGGGAATTCCTTTAGGAGCTGGCCAGAGGCACAAAATCAACCTAAGAATGGAAGTATTGTCTTGCTGGAGTAGATTATCAACAACCCCAATCCACCAACAACTCAGCCCCCAAACTCTATGACATCAGATCGCTACCTGACATTTTCCAGCATGATATCAACATAATGTAGCTATGATTTTGTGCACTCCCAGTagcaaaagagaaagcaaaatgaGACTGGGAGAAATGAGAGATAATGCAGTAACACCAACAGGTAATTTCTCAGTATTCATGGCAACCCTGCCCTTTCCTACCAATCACAGCATTGTGAGCTGCCTATGCTCTCCATATTATCCGTACAGAAAAGGCACCAGCTAAAACAAACCAATGACAGAACAACCCCATGACATTGTCACCATACACAACATGACCCACACACATCACACAACCCAACAGCCACAAAGACACTGTAACATCTTTCCAAGTGCACAATCTCAGAGTATAGCTGGCAGGAACCCTGCAACGGACGTACTCTAGAGTGCATGAGATACAAGGGTTTGAGTTCTCTTGTAGCACAAATGCACACAGCTTGCAAATAACTGTACATTCCACTGAACTTTTGTACcagtgttctgctggtgcaaTCACTGTGCTTTGCCAGATGGATTCCCAACACTGACACATTTTTGGCCTCTACTGGTGCAAGTGCATTTGGAAATAATTCCCATTTCGTCCAGCTGGTATAATTtaaggttaggattgtaccattactctgcattctgtttccaacaaaaTATTTGTTTCCAATAGTGGCCTGCTGGATACACAATAGCAGCAGAGGATCAAATGCTGCTGAGCCACATCAGGAAATTTTTTACAAGCAGTTTTTACTACAGATGATGAGTAAAATGTTCCCATGATACAGAAATGCTTTTGAAAAGGATCAGGAACGCTATCAATCTGTGTAGCtgtcttttgtttgtttggtgtCTGCCAGATGTTTCTAGgtactcacaagcagggcatggaggTGATTGTCTTCCCCTGTTATTTTTCTTCAGCATCTTCAGGTGCCCTTTGAAGCTTTTCCCTACATAGAGTTTACTCACGTATCTTCTGTCTCCTGCAACTATTAAAAGCTCAGAGGCTCTGTCCGTGCAAAAGGTGACATATCTAGCTGTTCACCTGCACAAACATGACCAATTCAGTCTGCAGAAAATTGTAGTGCAGACGAGGTGAAGTCCCAGTCAGACTACTCATCCATTTCATAGCCTTGGCTTCTTTTGTCCACGCTCCTGGAATTGCTTCCCTTCAAAAAGAGCCACTACAGGAATGAAATGTGAAATGAAAAGGGCGAGGTAACCTAACGCAGCAGCTGTAGTATATGGGAgatgacaaccccccccccaagcttctcCCAAACAAAGCTGGAGAATTGAGATAGCTGAGCCTTAAGTGTCCTTAAGAGTTTTTCCTTCCTAAATGGTAGCCATTGCTATTCAGAGGCGGTCACACTCGAGGCTATGAAGAACGTCAGGATGTAAGGATTCTTATACTTAAAATTGGTGACATCTTGATTTGATTGCTTTGCTGTCTCTCTTTGTAGGGCATTGTTGGCCTCATTCAGTGCTTACTTCCGTGCCATGTTCACCAGACCCTTCAGAGAATCCTGGGAAAGGCAAGTTGTGTTTGAAGAGATGGCCTCCTCCATCCTTCAGAGCATTTTAGTTTATCTCTACACTGGGGAGCTGCTGCTTACACCAGAGACTGCTCAAGACCTCTTCACGGCTGCTAGCAGACTTGTGATTCTCCCGCTGCAGGAGATCATTGGCAGGTAATCCAGGACTAGCAGTGATGAACACTGTTTGGGGGGCTGGAACTGTTTGAGTAGGTGGATGAGAACCTTGTGAGACATGAATGTGTGAGCTCCTTatttcttcagaaaaaaaaaacagtggtccCATAAAGCAACATTTAGTATTTAATAAAGGTGCTTCCACTCTAGCTAGCCTCTTTCACTGGAATTGCTATATTTCATCACTCACTTTCAAGGAAGCATCCAAGTTGATACTATGTATTTCCAAATCATGGACTTCCAGTGTTTTTTTGTGTTCCcttcctgtgttttttttttttctccttcagatGGAGTTTTCTTGGTAATAAAATGCCATTGCAGCCCCGGCCTATGCAGGCAAAGTACTGTTAAAACTTCTGCAGGCACCTGTGTCTTTAAATTAAGCATTTTCTCTGTTCATATTCagcttgttttttgtttcttttcatccCAGCTGGTGAATAACTGCCCCTTGAAAATCACCTCTGAATCACCCCGTGTTAGTTTCTTTTTGCTGTTAAGGAGTGTCTTTAATGACtgatttctttccccccccccccaattttcttttttgatagaaaaagaaaatgttaaagaGATGAAATCAGTAATTAAAGGAGTCCTCTGCTGCAGGAGCAAAAACCAACAAGGGGCAATTCAGAGAGGTAATTCATGGGGCAATTAGTGGCTAATCTCTTAGTTGGGATCAATAGGAATCAATTAAACAGACTGAACCTACAAGCAATAAGCTTTTATTTGAAATTGCCAGGAACGCTTGCTGAAGGAAACTTGTTGTGATAGACCATAAGGATCCTGGCAATGGGGAAACATATTGCTGGTTAATCTAACACTATATTCAAGGCTATGTTGAACCTCCATTTTAATTTGACTTGTAGCCCTTGCTGAAAAGTGGAACTTCAGCAGTGCTAGAGGAAGCTAGGGgtgctagagcagtgcttcctctAGTGTGGAAGCAACCCAAACCTGACATTGACAACAAAAGTTCAGGATAACGAGTTCTGCAAAATATTTACTATGGAAGATTTGACTTTTGTTCAAACCAAGCCCCAATATTCAGGAAATGTAGCTGCTTGTGTTAATTTTCCTCACAGGTTTAAAGTGAGGTTGAGTTTTCACTCCTATTTGTAATGTGTTTTACACCTTGATCTTTTTCTATTTGGTCAAAGGGTTCACAAATCAAGTTTCACTAGGGCCTCAGGGCACATTAGATGTGTATTTTATGCATTTCTGCACCATTATCAAGTGTTGTTACCGGGTATGCTTTAGGACACACATAACATGAATGCAAGGGGGAAAACTATTATGTGTACAGGGATCAAGCGCAGTGGCCTAGGGCACAACTCTGTGGAATAGCTTATAAGAAAGGGGGAGGTAAGGGTAAAAGTGCAACAATAACAAAGAGCTTTTATTGTGAAGATAATAACAGCAGTAGGGAGGAGGGAATCAAGAGTGAAAAACAATCAATATACTCAGGTGTCGCTCTCACAGTTGGGCCTTAAACATGTAATTTCTAGGTAGaggggagaaagaagaagaaattctTACATGGGAAATGGCACAGGCAAGGAGGTGAGAAAGGAGGAAGGGCTGTAGGGAAATCGGGAGGGTTAActggggagaaggaaagagattCTGAAGTTCAGGACATGGCAAAAGACCATGGCAGCACTGCAGTTTTCTATACCCTGATGCAAGGCCACAGAGGAGTGACCAGTTTTTAATCTCTGGTGCAGGCATAAACAGGTAGAAGTGCCAGTAAACAGGCCAATTCAGTCACTGCTGATCACGGAGACCAAGTCTCCTTCACACTCTGGAGGGAAATATTCCTCAGCAGGTCCCTATTGATTCTTGTTTCATTTCTCATTCTTCACAGATTCCTGGCTGACAGCATTTCTATGGACAGCTCCTTGGGACTTTATGCACTGGCATACGCCCACAACCACCAAGCTTTGCTCCGTGTGGCCACAGACCACATCACCCAAAACTTTGAGCCTCTTTCTGAACATGAGTCCTTCCCAGATCTGGATCTCAGTACAGTGATCAGCATTATCTCCTCGGAGAAACTTCTAGTGTCTTCTGAGCTGACTGTCTACCATGCTGTGCAGCGCTGGGTGAGGTCTCAACCAGCTCAGCACCTGTCCTTGATCAAGAAGCTGATGGGACAGGTCCGTCTCCCCCTTCTGACTTCGGAGGAAGTCAGTGTAGTCCAGGAGGATATCACTGAACATTATGGGCATGCTCATCTGCAGTGGGAGCAACTGGATGGGACAGGGAGACTACAGAAGAGTGGGGGTCTCAGGCAGGGCATGTATGATGACTGGATTGTGAGTTTGGGCCTTTTTGTAAGCAATATGCAAGGAGGAGTAGTTGAACGTTTGAAAACTCACTTTCTGGGGTTCAATCTACAAACAGAAAGTTGGGAGGAGATACCACCCTTGATGTATCTGGATTCCTCTGGCTTCTTGTCAGTGGGGCATAAGCTCTACGTTTCTGGAGGGCAAAGACTTAATGGCTCTGTCTTGAGCAATCTGCATGAGTATGATGCCCTAATTGGCAGGTGGGTACAACTGCCTTCCATGTCTGTACCCCGGCGAGAACATGGCTTTCTAGCCTGTAAGCAGAAGCTATATGCTTTGGGGGGACGGAGTGGGCGAAGTGTGC is a window from the Tiliqua scincoides isolate rTilSci1 chromosome 2, rTilSci1.hap2, whole genome shotgun sequence genome containing:
- the LOC136638927 gene encoding kelch-like protein 6 codes for the protein MDTKKDQNGGVEDNTSKKPNCLGHHMTQGLRQLYENQQLCDATLVAEGRQFPCHRALLASFSAYFRAMFTRPFRESWERQVVFEEMASSILQSILVYLYTGELLLTPETAQDLFTAASRLVILPLQEIIGRFLADSISMDSSLGLYALAYAHNHQALLRVATDHITQNFEPLSEHESFPDLDLSTVISIISSEKLLVSSELTVYHAVQRWVRSQPAQHLSLIKKLMGQVRLPLLTSEEVSVVQEDITEHYGHAHLQWEQLDGTGRLQKSGGLRQGMYDDWIVSLGLFVSNMQGGVVERLKTHFLGFNLQTESWEEIPPLMYLDSSGFLSVGHKLYVSGGQRLNGSVLSNLHEYDALIGRWVQLPSMSVPRREHGFLACKQKLYALGGRSGRSVLDSAETFDLIRKAWSPIASLPFAVSHFASATLKSKLYLIGGFSHTRASGLAHRGILIYDTSSNVWNQVPLAFQCYKSTAVTMDNGICVIGGLVEESSRRETPGTVIRALISGTHKCFFLSKDGTVSHDVAIPELPILVLPPCAVQWQRRIHVLVGNTIYQWKPGESSWTRSRKSAPNTRVTFLTVVNGVTLRVPKKKLQPLLREASAALTAVWVADH